In Candidatus Riesia pediculicola, the following are encoded in one genomic region:
- the gmk gene encoding guanylate kinase, translated as MKKTILGKVFIVSAPSGTGKSSLLRALAKKIQRNTKFSISYTTRKIRPKETNAKNYFFVSVEEFQRMIRRSDFLEYASIFGNYYGTPKRFVEDNIKLGFDVILEIDWIGTKKVLKEIPSSKSIFILPPCKKTLRKRLLDRKQDDRESIQFRMQNVVKEIKNCPKYHYIVINDNFDSALQDLHSIITSEHLRSKEQIIRNQDLIYNFFKNDIFYEN; from the coding sequence ATGAAAAAAACAATTCTAGGAAAAGTTTTTATTGTTTCAGCACCGAGTGGAACAGGAAAATCCAGTTTATTAAGAGCTTTAGCAAAAAAGATTCAGAGAAATACAAAGTTCTCTATTTCATATACTACTAGAAAAATTAGACCTAAAGAGACAAATGCGAAGAATTATTTCTTTGTTAGTGTTGAAGAATTTCAGAGAATGATTAGAAGAAGTGATTTTTTGGAATATGCTTCCATTTTTGGAAACTATTATGGTACTCCAAAAAGATTTGTTGAAGATAATATTAAGTTAGGTTTTGATGTAATTTTAGAAATTGATTGGATAGGAACTAAAAAAGTACTTAAAGAAATTCCATCTTCAAAAAGTATATTTATCCTACCTCCGTGTAAAAAAACTCTTCGAAAGAGATTATTGGATAGAAAACAAGACGACAGAGAATCAATACAATTTAGAATGCAAAATGTTGTGAAAGAGATTAAGAATTGCCCGAAGTATCACTATATAGTTATTAACGATAATTTTGATTCAGCTCTTCAAGATCTTCATTCGATCATTACATCAGAACATCTTAGATCAAAAGAGCAAATCATAAGAAATCAAGATTTAATCTATAATTTTTTTAAGAACGATATATTTTATGAAAATTAA
- a CDS encoding glycoside hydrolase family 10 protein, whose translation MTVKDKYDLSLESRSKNHYRNFWLYILYILILSLFLCTLFEKQADSSGIRGIWIATIFGLDWPHSSSSTSFFRTSIDRRIKQQKNSLIKKLNSLRKIGINTIFFQVKPDGTSLYRSRILPWSNVLTGKIGKDPGYDPLKFIIKEAHKRNLKIHAWLNPYRVSTKTDSKTISSLKDTAFSCLPSVYVKHNNWIKISHNQFVLDPGLPEVRKWIIKIVEEIVKFYDVDGIHFDDYFYYEDSFSKLEDDDTYYKYSNRFSNKENWRRNNTFLLVREVYKKVHAIKPNVKFGVSPMGIWRNVGNDPSGSNTDSKNSSYDSCYADIKLWIKSGILDYVIPQIYWSSSYKIAKYNVLVKWWADLIKSSRTKLCIGLALYKAGTYSLKEPDWFENYGITEIKKQLDFNDNISEIDGVVLFRESFLTSSSKISKKIVEYLQKRWKVNKRNNFNSPV comes from the coding sequence ATGACAGTGAAAGACAAGTATGATCTATCTTTAGAAAGCAGGTCAAAAAATCATTATAGAAATTTTTGGTTATACATTTTATACATATTAATTTTAAGTCTTTTTCTTTGTACTTTGTTTGAAAAACAAGCTGACTCTTCAGGTATAAGAGGAATATGGATAGCTACAATATTTGGGTTAGATTGGCCTCATTCATCATCATCGACTTCATTTTTTCGAACTTCTATTGATAGAAGAATAAAACAACAAAAAAATAGCTTAATAAAAAAGTTGAATAGTCTGAGAAAAATTGGAATTAATACAATTTTTTTTCAGGTAAAGCCAGATGGAACATCTTTGTATCGATCTCGTATTTTACCTTGGTCAAATGTATTGACTGGAAAAATTGGAAAAGATCCTGGATATGATCCACTAAAATTTATCATAAAAGAAGCACATAAAAGAAATCTAAAAATACATGCTTGGTTAAATCCATATAGAGTTTCCACGAAAACAGATTCAAAAACTATATCATCTTTGAAAGATACTGCTTTTTCTTGTTTACCAAGCGTATACGTTAAACATAATAATTGGATAAAAATTTCTCACAATCAATTTGTATTGGATCCAGGTCTACCAGAAGTTCGTAAGTGGATCATTAAAATAGTCGAAGAGATTGTAAAATTTTACGATGTGGACGGAATTCATTTTGATGATTACTTTTATTATGAAGATTCTTTTTCAAAATTAGAAGATGATGATACGTACTATAAGTATTCCAATCGATTTTCCAATAAGGAAAATTGGAGAAGAAATAATACTTTTCTTCTAGTTAGAGAAGTATATAAAAAAGTTCATGCTATTAAACCTAACGTAAAATTTGGAGTGAGCCCGATGGGTATATGGAGAAATGTTGGCAACGATCCTTCAGGATCCAACACTGATTCTAAAAATTCTTCGTATGATTCTTGTTATGCAGATATTAAATTATGGATCAAAAGTGGAATCTTAGATTATGTAATTCCCCAAATATATTGGTCTTCTTCTTACAAAATTGCTAAGTATAACGTATTAGTGAAATGGTGGGCTGATCTTATCAAAAGTTCAAGAACTAAATTATGCATCGGATTAGCTTTATATAAAGCTGGGACTTATAGTTTAAAAGAACCTGATTGGTTTGAAAACTACGGAATTACAGAAATTAAAAAACAATTAGATTTTAACGATAATATTTCGGAAATAGATGGGGTTGTTTTATTCAGAGAATCGTTTCTTACAAGTTCTTCTAAAATATCTAAAAAAATCGTAGAATACTTGCAAAAGAGATGGAAAGTAAACAAAAGGAATAATTTTAACTCACCTGTTTGA